In one bacterium genomic region, the following are encoded:
- a CDS encoding DegT/DnrJ/EryC1/StrS family aminotransferase, whose product MSGHRESGPRAGGLAAFGFGALRAIPPAAVALRPRAVVAAVAGADDDAARRFGRRLCADAGLPHAALFGDGRSALAALLAALAREAGPDADEVLVPAYTCWSVASAAARAGLKLRLADVDPETLDLALDDFRPSPRLAAAIGGHLFGRSLDVARLAAALRSGGRGVPLIEDAAQTWPAPRSGADFVLLSFARGKLFPLGGGGAVLGGELAPAIDAPARGGGWRRAALLLAEIALGRPPFFGALQRVPFLGVGATVFDPQFAPRRRFHHWQGRLALRELERLPELRRARGDVARALRPYVEAAPGWRVPRLREEDGWLRFPALAPNRAARDRALASMRRNGVWASPMYPACLADIPGVQPWLAAEFAPPTGARALADRLLTLPVSPGFSPRAVAFVGEAFRRAAKEA is encoded by the coding sequence ATGTCGGGACATCGCGAATCGGGGCCGCGCGCCGGCGGTCTTGCGGCCTTCGGTTTCGGCGCGCTCCGCGCGATCCCCCCCGCCGCGGTGGCGCTTCGCCCGCGGGCCGTCGTCGCCGCCGTCGCCGGCGCGGACGACGACGCCGCGCGGCGCTTCGGTCGTCGCCTCTGCGCCGACGCCGGTCTTCCGCACGCCGCGCTCTTCGGCGACGGCCGCAGCGCGCTCGCCGCGCTGCTCGCCGCGCTGGCGCGCGAAGCGGGCCCCGACGCCGACGAGGTCCTCGTTCCCGCCTACACCTGCTGGAGCGTCGCCTCGGCCGCGGCGCGCGCCGGCCTCAAGCTGCGGCTCGCCGACGTCGATCCGGAAACGCTCGACCTCGCGCTCGACGATTTTCGGCCGAGTCCGCGGCTCGCGGCGGCGATCGGCGGCCATCTCTTCGGCCGTTCGCTCGACGTCGCGCGTCTGGCGGCCGCGCTGCGCTCCGGCGGACGCGGCGTCCCGCTCATCGAGGACGCCGCGCAGACATGGCCCGCGCCGCGGTCCGGCGCGGACTTCGTTCTGCTGTCGTTCGCGCGCGGCAAGCTCTTTCCGCTCGGCGGCGGCGGCGCGGTGCTCGGCGGGGAGCTGGCCCCGGCGATCGACGCGCCGGCCCGCGGCGGCGGGTGGCGCCGCGCCGCGCTGCTGCTCGCGGAGATCGCGCTCGGGCGGCCGCCGTTCTTCGGCGCGCTGCAACGCGTCCCGTTCCTCGGCGTCGGCGCGACCGTCTTCGATCCGCAGTTCGCCCCGCGGCGCCGCTTTCACCACTGGCAGGGCCGCCTCGCCCTTCGCGAGTTGGAACGTCTGCCGGAGCTGCGCCGCGCGCGGGGAGACGTCGCGCGCGCGCTGCGCCCCTACGTCGAGGCCGCGCCGGGCTGGCGCGTCCCGCGTCTCCGCGAGGAGGACGGGTGGCTCCGCTTCCCGGCGCTCGCGCCGAACCGCGCGGCGCGCGACCGCGCCCTCGCGTCGATGCGGCGGAACGGCGTGTGGGCGAGCCCGATGTACCCCGCGTGCCTCGCCGACATCCCGGGCGTCCAACCTTGGCTCGCGGCGGAGTTCGCGCCGCCGACCGGGGCGCGCGCGCTCGCCGACCGGCTGCTCACGCTGCCGGTCTCGCCGGGCTTTTCGCCGCGCGCCGTCGCGTTCGTCGGCGAGGCGTTCCGGCGCGCCGCGAAGGAGGCCTAG